The following are encoded in a window of Numida meleagris isolate 19003 breed g44 Domestic line chromosome 13, NumMel1.0, whole genome shotgun sequence genomic DNA:
- the LOC110405937 gene encoding glutamate receptor ionotropic, NMDA 2A-like, translating into MVEGIKLAKMRKIGCALLVLQALLAPLDLVCGAEKNYPVLNIAVILGRTKDITERDIRSLWTREMSADLTVDVNVVTLLVNQTDPKSIITHVCDLMSGTKIHGVVFGDDTDQEAVAQILDFISSQTSIPILGIHGGASMIMADKVGR; encoded by the exons ATGGTGGAG GGGATAAAGCTGGCAAAGATGAGGAAAATTGGCTGTGCTCTCCTGGTACTCCAAGCTCTTCTTGCGCCTTTGGATCTTGTTTGTGGAGCAGAGAAGAATTATCCTGTCCTGAACATTGCAGTCATTCTGGGAAGGACCAAGGATATCACAGAGAGAGATATCAGATCTCTCTGGACCAGGGAGATGTCAGCAGACCTGACTGTTGATGTCAATGTAGTGACCCTTCTGGTGAACCAGACTGACCCTAAAAGCATCATAACACACGTTTGCGACTTGATGTCTGGTACCAAGATCCATGGAGTGGTTTTCGGAGACGACACTGATCAGGAGGCAGTAGCTCAgattttggattttatttcatctcagaCTTCTATTCCAATTCTTGGAATTCATGGTGGGGCCTCCATGATAATGGCAGATAAGGTAGGAAGATAA